TGCTTTGATGAAAAATCAGGTGGATCAATTGAGGGCCTTTGGTGGGAGTGATAGTATAGCACATTTTTTAAATTCGTCTTTAAACAAGACAGAAATTGCTCAGGTAAAAAGTGATTTGTTGAGTGGACAGACTAAGTTATTATATGTAGCTCCGGAGTCGCTTTCCAAGCAGGATAATATTGATTTTCTGAGACTGATTAAAATATCTTTTGTCGCGGTAGATGAAGCCCATTGTATTTCCGAGTGGGGACATGATTTCAGACCTGAATACCGTAAGATCAGACAGGTAATTAGTGGTTTGGGTGAAGGTATTCCCATTGTTGCATTAACTGCAACTGCAACCCCTAAAGTTCAGCAGGATATCATTAAAAACCTTCAAATGAGTGATGCAACCTTGTTCAAGTCTTCATTTAACAGGCCGAATTTGTTTTATGAGATTCGCCCGAAGCGTGATGTACTTAAGGAGATCATCAGGTACATTAAATACAATACTGGGAAATCCGGTATTATCTATTGTTTAAGTCGTAAAAAGGTTGAGGAAGTTGCTGAGTCATTAAATCTTAACGGGATAAAGGCTTTGCCTTATCATGCTGGTCTTGAACCAAAAGTCAGGGCAGAAACTCAGGATAAGTTTCTCATGGAAGATGTAGAAGTTATTGTAGCTACTATTGCCTTTGGAATGGGAATTGATAAACCCGATGTTCGCTTTGTTATTCACCATGATATTCCGAAAAGTATGGAAGGCTATTATCAGGAGACTGGAAGAGCGGGAAGAGATGGTGGTGAAGGCGTTTGTATTGCCTTTTACGCGCAGAAGGACGTAGATAAGTTGGCCAAGTTTATGAAAGATAAACCTGTTTCTGAGCGGGAGATAGGTACTCAAATACTTAAAGAGGTAATTGATTATGCTGAATCTGGCGTTTGCCGAAGGAAGCAAATCCTTCATTATTTTGGGGAAAACTTTAACGAAACCGGTTGTAATTGCATGTGTGACAACTGTAAAAAGCCTAAAAAGTTATTCGAGGCAGAGGAATCATTGCAAGTGCTTTTAAAGCTAATCCAGAAAATAGGTGAGAAATTCGATGATTCACATATCATCAATGTCTTAATGGGATCTGAAACTGCACAGACCATCGCATACGAACACAGTAAGCTGCCTGAATTTGGCTTAGGTGTTGTTGAAGGAGAAAATTACTGGAAATCATTGGTTAGACAAGCTGTGCTGAATAATTTCCTTTCAAAGGATATAGACAATTATGGTTTGCTAGGCTTAACGAATAATGGCCGTGGATTTATAGAAAATCCATACAGTCTTAAATTCATATTGAACGAGCCTATTGAAAATGCGGCTGATGACGATGAAGATGATGTGAAGCATGGTACGGGGACTTTAGATACCCAGTTACTGCAATTATTGAAAGATCTGCGTAAGAAAATAGCCAAGCAGAAAAATGTACCTCCGTTTGTTGTTTTTCAAGATCCATCTTTAGAAGAAATGTGTACGCATTATCCGATTGCCATGGATGAGTTAAAGCAAATTTCTGGTGTAGGTAATGGTAAAGCACTAAAGTTCGGAGCACCATTTCTTGAACTCATTAAAAAGTACGTAGAAGATAATGATATTGAGCGTCCGATAGATTTGATCATTAAAACTCAGGCCAATAAGTCGCAATTAAAGGTTTCCATCATTCAAAATATTGATAGAAAAATTGGACTGGAGGATATTGCAAGGGCTAAAGGGATTACTTACGATGATATCTTAAAAGAGATTGAGGCAATTGTAAACTCTGGTACTAAATTAAATCTTAATTACTTTGTTGATGAAGTAATTGACGAGGACCGACAGGATGAGGTATTTGATTATTTTCAATCAGCCGAAAATGACTCTATTGATGAAGCATTAAAAGAACTAGGCGAAACAGATTATTCTCGTGAAGAGATCCAGCTAATGCGTATTAAGTTCATGTCCGAATTAGGTAATTAATAGTATAGAGATAAATGATCAACCTTTCATTAGATAAATTAAAACATACAAACTCTGGCAACTTCTTTTTAATGGCTGGGCCATGTGCAATAGAAGGAGAAGACATTGCCATGCGAATTGCAGAGAAGATCATCACCATAACTGATAAGCTGGAAATTCCCTTTATTTTTAAAGGTTCTTATCGTAAAGCAAATCGCTCTAAAGGGGGGTCATTTACGGGTATCGGG
This is a stretch of genomic DNA from Candidatus Pedobacter colombiensis. It encodes these proteins:
- the recQ gene encoding DNA helicase RecQ encodes the protein MDVKKSLFDNLQTFFGFDNFKGDQESIITNVLEKKNTFVIMPTGGGKSICYQLPALMNEGTAIVISPLIALMKNQVDQLRAFGGSDSIAHFLNSSLNKTEIAQVKSDLLSGQTKLLYVAPESLSKQDNIDFLRLIKISFVAVDEAHCISEWGHDFRPEYRKIRQVISGLGEGIPIVALTATATPKVQQDIIKNLQMSDATLFKSSFNRPNLFYEIRPKRDVLKEIIRYIKYNTGKSGIIYCLSRKKVEEVAESLNLNGIKALPYHAGLEPKVRAETQDKFLMEDVEVIVATIAFGMGIDKPDVRFVIHHDIPKSMEGYYQETGRAGRDGGEGVCIAFYAQKDVDKLAKFMKDKPVSEREIGTQILKEVIDYAESGVCRRKQILHYFGENFNETGCNCMCDNCKKPKKLFEAEESLQVLLKLIQKIGEKFDDSHIINVLMGSETAQTIAYEHSKLPEFGLGVVEGENYWKSLVRQAVLNNFLSKDIDNYGLLGLTNNGRGFIENPYSLKFILNEPIENAADDDEDDVKHGTGTLDTQLLQLLKDLRKKIAKQKNVPPFVVFQDPSLEEMCTHYPIAMDELKQISGVGNGKALKFGAPFLELIKKYVEDNDIERPIDLIIKTQANKSQLKVSIIQNIDRKIGLEDIARAKGITYDDILKEIEAIVNSGTKLNLNYFVDEVIDEDRQDEVFDYFQSAENDSIDEALKELGETDYSREEIQLMRIKFMSELGN